A region of the Plasmodium vinckei vinckei genome assembly, chromosome: PVVCY_11 genome:
CttcaaatatatcatattttttatccttCACAAATGTATCATATTTACTTTCACTTGATGAGTTACAACATGTTTCTATATCGTCCAATTTTaaattcaattttttttttttttttttatttgaaacaTTAAGAGAAACcaaattatcaaaattattttttttattatcattttcataatataataaagcttttggatatttttctttcattttttttattccatttttcatcgatttgttattattgtcACTATGTATACTGCTCAACCTGTTATACTTATCATTGGCATAACTCTCAATATTATGCACAttgcaatttttatttttattttttcgtttCCTTCTCCTTTTGTATTTAACatgcttttttattattaaaacttCTTCAACATCCGAATTgtccaatttttttaattttattttttcttcatttcctaatatattatataactcatcgatatatataatagaacTATTCCTATTAGCtgttttatttccatttaaaTCTAAAATGTTTCTATTATTTCTTCTAAActgttcataattttttatttttttatcatataaatcAATGTAGACCTTCTGAGGGCTcaaactattattatttttgtcatcgaaataaaaacaattgtTAATATCTTTTGACATACTTCGATTTCTCATAATTcgaactttttttttacaactaTTTCCCATCttactaaaaatatataattatttaaaaaattgtcaaattaaaatatgaaaatgctACAAAACTAGTGTAGAACCAAAGAATgcgtaaaatatattttttttttaatttcctAACTCCCTATACAtaatgaaacaaaaaaaacatatatatataattcaaattttaatgaatcacaaatattttgtatatatggACATATATAACTTTATGAATAGTGCAAATTTTACACgcattaaataaaattgtgtaacattaaataatggaaaaatgatatttatCGAAACTTGGTGTATGtaaaatatcatatatccctttttacaaaacaataataaaacctTTTCCGATACatgtaaacaaaaaaataaacaaatatatgtatctaTGCACGTATTACAATTGTCGCAATATACCACGTCAAAAATGCctaaagtaaaaaataataatataaagttGTAGCTCGACAAGTTGTGTGCtcttaataattataaatacatttcatattttacaccactattttattaaactttaaaaaaaatctgCATTTCAAAAATGcaactattattttaaaatattactatacacataatataattaaccattattcaaaaaaaagacaatgTACAATTTgcactttttttaaattaatttattctctatttttattgattgaaaaaaataaagtagcACTATTACCTTATcctattaaaaaatatgcattatctacataaatattcatacaTGAATCATGTCTATACTTGCCATTTTCCATGCATTGTAAGTATAATCATATAACGTTTCGATTTTATATCTGATTTtgcttttaattttattataattccTACTGTACAATGTACTTAAAGAGGcatactaaaaaatattttcaaaaaaaatttattatattcaaccccaatattttatttactttaTAATTCAACCCATAATACAGAACCAGTAGCTAAAAGTATAGACATCATGTGTATCAACTTTTATATGCCTaattaaaatgaattatatttactttaaatcccatttatttatttgtattgttttaatataaaaatagtttcAAATAACatcatatatgcatattaacaaaattataaaagtttTGTGAATgaaatgtataaaataatcaagTACACATATAggggtaaaaaaaattcaaaattaaACTCATCAATATGGAAAATTAGTagtatattaattattacatccccttataaacatattatttgtaaatttataataacaccaaaatatacattattaaaatatagtCACAATGCACATATAATACTTAGTAAAGAACAAAGaatatttctattattCATTATGCGAGCAGTAGCAAGTGTACATTCaataaaattcaaattatgtataatgtatataaaaaaaatatatcgtAAAATACGTGCTTATACATGCTATTGTGCATACTAGTAGAAACACATTTTTTCGATTTACATTCGGAAAaacattaataaaaaaaccaatcaatatattaataaaatattacacaATTACTTATAAAACATACAACAATCTTACATTATGTATACACATACTATGGAgattaaaaagaaaatgaaagtaTTCATTCCATAGAAAATGGCATTAGAACAATAGATACCATCTCCattaaatttgttattACATTCacacattattttatcttctAATACTAAACAGGTTGCATTTTCATCACATCCACCATTGTTCTTTTCACAAGAAGCAGATGAATCAACTTCACATTTAAATTCTTCGgtttcttcattattaaCAAATCCTGGAATACATCTGCAGGTTTCTACACCTTCAATAACATAACAATTTGAGTTTACTGGGCACATTTCAGTTTGACATACTCTATTTTTtgcaataaaatattcttgtatttttttcatatgaGCAGATTCATGTGAATATTGTTTTGGATATATCATTCTGgcttctttatttaattctattttaaaatatttaccaTTTGCTAAATTAAGTAAAGttaataaatcatttttaattttacaatttatGTTTAATCCTGAAACAACTGATTCGTATATGGAATTAAGAGATTCagatataattaatttatttaaatcatttactgaattcattattttatctcCCATTTCTGTAGGTCCATTCACAATTGCATAGTTAATAATTTCAAGTTCAgaagtatatttatttaatttaaatgcatcattttttacaaattcaTCATTCATTTTAGTGTAAACAGCTGCGATATAATTTGATAAAACTTCTCCTACAGTTGTGTGATCTTTAGCTGCTTTATCTTCAATCTTTTCATAACTCTTGCTTAATTCAGGATCTTCTTTATTAGAGCATCttttaaatacatttttaacatCATGTAAATCTTCTAAAGACTCTCTtgatattttgtttttatataataatacactTTTCATAGCTTTAAGATCATATTCtccaattattttatttttatctgtTTCACCAGGAAAATCATCAATAcctaatatataatatttgtcTAGCATATTCATACTGTCATTTCCTAATAGTTCTTGTACGtcatcatataaattaagaATTTCGGTTTCCTTATCTTTTGGATTGCCACTAGCTTTAGCCCTTCTTATTCTTTCTTTCCTATTCaatcttttattattattattgacATTCTTTATATCCTCATTTCCATTTTCATTACAGTTGGCAATAGAAAAGTTGCATAATAATGATACCAacaagaaaaatattatttgtgaactcttattcatttttgatgtgctatttataaattattacttgttttaaatataaacaaaattttttttaaagcatataatatatattttttattttattaataaataatatatttataaatatacaaaataaaaattattttgttattcTATTATTTCGGAAGTggttaaattaattttttttaaacaaaaatacaaaatttaaataaaaaaattttttatttatatttactatttttatgaattataaaaaaaatttggaaattaatataagaaaatatacCGGTGGTGATAGAgagtatatattatttaaataattttttttggagCGACCCCAAATATGTACAATTAATTTACAATAATGtacaatattataataaaaaattcataagcaatattaaaaataagtatataatatataccaTTTCTTTACTTTATACACTATCTATTATGTAGAGAGAAAGGCAACAAACAACAAACATAGTATAGAGAAAAAATACCTgtatatatcataattttgtagAGCACCTATTTATTGGCTTATGATTTAATTTCCTTTAAATCCCATTATTTTTGAGTGTTTAATAAAGTTATATAACCCCGATAGATAATGCATAGAAAAAACTATTTATCATGTTTTCATAAGTAGTAATATATAGGAAAAGTTGCTAAATATTAccaataaattaatattatatatccacccatttttaaataaaaaaatactctccacaatttttcattttattacaataataataatcctATGTTTGGCTAAATACCTTATCttcctttttaaataagttTACATCACTAATTATATGGCTATAAAATGAGCTAGCCAAATTCatgaataattaaataaataaaattcaggttaaaaaaaatcctATATCCCGATATCCAACTTTCCTTATAAAATCAAACCTCATTTCTGCATAAACAAAGTatgattataatttttctgaATATCCATATATCACCAAAATTGGAACTGtggatataatattaatttatattttgtaactTTTTCTTTGAAAAATTTTCTACAATCATTATATCTCTTCCGCTTTAGTGGCTTTATTCAAGTGACTTAAAAAAtcctgaaaaaaaaaaaaagcattatacaattttaaaaaaatgtacatTTATTAACATACATACTAGTCTGTATCCATAGTATGCCCaaacacatatataaagaaagcAACAACAAAAATAACTTGGCCTTTTTTTTGCCTCACATTTATACAATCctgtaatttatttattcgaTTGGTTAAGCATATCTTCTCCTTTTTCGTTTGTATATCCTCACAAACGGAGTATATAAAATCAAAAGAACTTTCTATTTCTTTCTTCTGtcaaaagaaaataaattatgacTATGTTTCGAAAAATATACCCTTGTCTGTATATATCATATgatatcaaaattattattactaataTAAGTTTTCTtctttctatattttcaaaatatatttgttgctcttttttaatttcattaataatatttgctTGAATATTTATCAATACATCAGCTGtctgataaaaaataaaaaaataacaacggtgtagtaaatatatgttatatattctcCGTATcctacaatatttttttttcaaattaatttttgtcGTCCTTACATATAACTTTTGTTCAGTGTCTAGAAATGCTttaagataaaaaattaatttatcatGTTTCTCcgtttctttttttttctaaaaaaaataaaacagaataaaacaaaaatggaTATGGTCCTTTTTATGCTGttcaaaaaaacaaaatacaATACACATTCAATTATTCTTTCCactatttgttttataagTTACTTCTTCATTGTCAGGTAAACATAAGTTAGATAATTTTGTCACATccgatatatttttatcttggTTAGTATTTATATCCTCACAGTTTGACCTCAtcagtttttttattctttcctttagtaaattattttcattatataactttttgatataattattattttttaataattgttGATTAATGTTACTAGTAATAATAGTAGAATCATTTCTGGATATAACACATTTAGATCctttactttttaaaatttctgtttttattttttcagaATTTTCACTCTTATACTTTGCAaactcattttttatatttgatactaattgtttgttttcatttatttcattttctaaattAGTTATTAGTATAtccttttcatttattatctttttataattattattattgtctCTTAAGTTttctaaaaatttttttttttcacattcttttctttttttctcctTTTTAACTTTGTCTTtagtacatatttttatattaactattttacacatatttaaataatatatatttttataaaaatctaaattatatgtttttttatttataaaaaaaacaaaataagtTCTTGtcttttcaaatataagtctaattaataattcaaaaagatgcatatgaaaaattatttcttttttagaataattctttaaaatgtcttccttttcattttttcgaAATTCTCTATTTTGATTATgctttttttcataactTTCTTTATACTTACTATTTATAGAACACTTATCACTTTTACAACTTTCATTAAAActgttaaatatattttttcttttatccaactttttattattgtatttCTCATGTTGCCCCATTTctccatttttaaatttcacattttttatataagatatcattttcttttttaaataaatcgGTTTTTGGCATTCTTTCGAAATGCTAAAAGGAAATATAATACTTGAATAATCATTAACACTTTTTATTGATTTTACAATTGtcttattaaataaaaataataacgttttttcattattatcattataaaaaatttgattcttttttatattacattGTGGAAAATTAactaaataaatacaactATTTTGATATCCcattataatattgtatttaaaaacaaaacaaatattaattagatcaaaatttttaaccatttttacaaaccttttagtaatatatttcacaCATTTACTTAACTCTTCCTTATTATgtattatctttttttttggaaaatttatacatcctttaattttgttattattaggATAgtctacatattttttaataaaacatcTATGGCAAATATTCTGTCTTATCCTGTATTTACTACTACTACTACTTTTTACCATGTCAAcaattttgtaatttttatatacccATGATGATAtagatatttttaaatctataaaaaaacaaataacgTTATAATCCTATTTCGGCATAAAACAAATCGGAATATGCATCTACATACTTTGAAACAAATACATATCacttaaaattgtttatcaCAAACTCGTTACATTACCTTTCTTCTTCATTCCTTCtatataatcatatatGTCTATAATTATCCCCTgtttattacatatattgtttttatcattttttatatttctcttattattttctctttttctttttccacCCTTATCTATACACTCTCTCTCACAATTGTCACTTGTCTTGGTTACCTCTTCATCTTTTTTGCTTTCTACAAATTAAaacttttcatttttctcattcatatattaaaaaaacatgtaaacattttacaaaaaaaacgatgcatatacacattatcaaaattgatactcatttattttaccttttcttaaatatttattgaatatagatccataaaaaaaaacatttttttcatttttcttaGTATCTATACCTATAAAGTTATAATTCCccgatttaaaaaaagaaaaatatatatatacctatttatttgttttcacTTTGAAAAGTATCTCATAAATGTATATGCATCCCTAGATATAACATAATAAATcctgttcatatttttgtccatttttattaccaGAATTTATGACAGTTGTATTTTCTccattttcaatattttttaaaattttttttagaaacATAATATAAGATCGTGAagtattaaatttattctCTTCATAgtttatacatttatttgaataatttttataatcatcAATTTGGTCATTTTCCACATGATAACTATCTGCAATAAGCTCATCATTAGCATTCTCATTCATCTCATCTTTTTTCACATTCCTTTTCTTCCTTCTATTTAagacattatttatattccaCTCCTTTTTTACTAAAATGTCTTTCGTTTTACAATCATATTGTCCATATTGTATTgtcacatttttatttgatgtcttttgttttattataaatttttttataactctCTTTTTATGATTTACATTATCTTTTGatttacaaatatacaataaaGTTCTTATTCTATggttcattttttcatattatttattataagtatttaaaaaaagtacataaaaaattttaatgttagagaaaaaaaaattaaaaaacttttgaaaaacaaaaaccAAAAGTTACCAACAAACTGTATaaagtaataaaacaaaacatTTCAATagtcttatttttttaaaaatactattaacatgaaaaaaaaaaacaaaattgtatctttaaatttgttttcattCAATGTGTATCTATCATCTATTTATTATGCATGCCTATATATAGGTACACGCATTTTCAAACCTTCTTAATTTTCTGACCTTCtcaatttaaatatgcaaTTATTCGTTATGTGATCatgattttattaaaaatttttaaagaaattatCAACTTATTCTACTATTTTTGTCTTATCTAATAAATACACCTCTTTAATGCGAATACTCCATCATATCATTTTCCAATTTTTGATATAagtagaaaaataaaattatttaattccaAATATGtcacatataaataacttTTGTTCCTCATTATAATTCGGTAATAAAGCcataatatcatttttcttactatttataatttcttttatacatatattttttttatataaagaaaaaataaatttatagaaTCCTATAGCATCAAAATCATTTAAGACACATAATCCTctcttttttaaacattcataaaaatgtaaatattcaaaattatatttataaaaaatataacataaagaagatataataaaagcTCCTtccttatttatatttgataatatttttttataaaacatatcACAAATTCTGGGattatttaattctatattataaaaaatatttaatatattattcatatcctttgtatttaaatcatatataatattaggtatataatttatcatttttttaaaaaattcatcaTAACTATGCTTTTTCAATCTTTTactaaaaatgtttaataaaataacataCGATGTTCCATTCATATTTGGAATTTGATCttctacatattttatagacATAACATAAACCCCTAAAAAGAaccaaattatataaataaaaaattaatgtaaatattttactttcCTACTTTAACAAGCTTAAAGATATACACATTTTCTTAAAAATGAACTTACCAGtatctttattatataaatgaaaagatTGAagtattaatgaaaaatccTGACTATTTAGCAAATGAATACTCTTTTTAACTCTCATACTATATATTTGccaaaatgataattttttagttatatttttttctttatttaattctgATTTTAAaaccatatttttattctcaTCATTATCTGTtccattttcttcttctaatttttcagacattaatttataactattttcatacttttttaatttatcatttatatagctattattattacaactATTTTCTGACTGTTcagaaatattttgtatcaATTCAATTGCTGTATTTCTTAACTTATTTACATcaccaaataataatacattcTCATATTtctgatttatttttcttaaaacaaaatgctTATCCTTAAAAACACTATCACTTGTTCCACTATAAATAGGCATACACAATCGTCGTCCTACCCCTCCtcctaatttttttaaatttagaGACAACATATCTATATTGCATATATCTTGGCATATCCCTATTACtatgtataattattaatattttcccCAAACTAATAAATTACGACatccaaaaaatatatatatcaaataaataataatttctttttatatataacctATTTCACTCTCATTTTATCACATACTTTTGTCAAAACATATACATAGTATggtcatatttttttgttgtgCTATTTTATTCTATCAAAAATGTAgcaataaatttttatatcttaaCAGAGCTTACAAATATTGTccccttttttttaatatatttttta
Encoded here:
- a CDS encoding merozoite surface protein 8, putative, which produces MNKSSQIIFFLLVSLLCNFSIANCNENGNEDIKNVNNNNKRLNRKERIRRAKASGNPKDKETEILNLYDDVQELLGNDSMNMLDKYYILGIDDFPGETDKNKIIGEYDLKAMKSVLLYKNKISRESLEDLHDVKNVFKRCSNKEDPELSKSYEKIEDKAAKDHTTVGEVLSNYIAAVYTKMNDEFVKNDAFKLNKYTSELEIINYAIVNGPTEMGDKIMNSVNDLNKLIISESLNSIYESVVSGLNINCKIKNDLLTLLNLANGKYFKIELNKEARMIYPKQYSHESAHMKKIQEYFIAKNRVCQTEMCPVNSNCYVIEGVETCRCIPGFVNNEETEEFKCEVDSSASCEKNNGGCDENATCLVLEDKIMCECNNKFNGDGIYCSNAIFYGMNTFIFFLISIVCVYIM